Below is a window of Streptomyces sp. NBC_00223 DNA.
AAGCTGGAGCTGATCGGCCTCAAGGGCGGCGCCGCGGCCGCGGAGGACGGCGCCGACGTCGAGGTGGGCGCCGGTGAGCTGACCATCTACGACAACCTCGACGCGAAGACCGGCGAGCTGTGCTGGAAGGACCTGTGCCGCGGCCCGCACCTGCCGAGCACCCGCAACATCCCGGCCTTCAAGCTGATGCGCAACGCCGCCGCGTACTGGCGGGGCAGCGAGAAGAACGCGCAGCTCCAGCGGATCTACGGCACCGCGTGGCCCACTAAGGACGAGCTCAAGGCGTATCTGGAGTTCCTTGAGGAGGCCGCCAAGCGCGACCACCGCAAGCTGGGCAGCGAACTCGACCTGTTCTCCTTCCCCGACGAGCTGGGCTCGGGCCTCGCGGTCTTCCACCCCAAGGGCGGGGTCGTCCGCAAGGAAATGGAGCAGTACTCGCGTCTGCGCCACGAAGAGGCCGGCTACGAGTTCGTCAACACCCCGCACATCACCAAGGCCAAGCTCTTCGAGACCTCCGGGCACCTTCCGCACTACGCCGAAGGCATGTTCCCGCCCATGGAGTTCGAGGGGCAGGAGTACTACCTCAAGGCCATGAACTGTCCGATGCACAACCTGATCTTCGACGCCCGGGGCCGTTCCTACCGCGAACTGCCGCTGCGGCTCTTCGAGTTCGGGACGGTGTACCGGTACGAGAAGTCCGGCGTCGTGCACGGTCTGACCCGGGCCCGCGGTTTCACCCAGGACGACTCGCACATCTACTGCACCCCCGAGCAGGTGCCGGACGAGCTGGACTCCCTGCTCACCTTCGTGCTGAACCTGCTCCGGGACTACGGGCTGGGCGACTTCTACCTGGAGCTGTCCACCCGAGGCGACTCCGACAAGTTCATCGGGTCGGACGAGGAGTGGGCGCAGGCCACCGAGCAGCTGCGCCAGGCCGCCGGCAAGCAGGGCCTGGAACTGGTCATGGACCCGGGCGGCGCGGCCTTCTACGGGCCGAAGATCTCCGTCCAGGCCAAGGACGCCATCGGCCGTACGTGGCAGATGTCGACGATCCAGGTCGACTTCCAGCAGCCGGCCAGGTTCGGCCTGGAGTACACCGCCGCCGACGGCTCCCGGCAGCAGCCGGTCATGATCCACCGGGCGCTCTTCGGCAGCATCGAGCGCTTCTTCGCGGTGCTCCTGGAGCACTACGCGGGCGCCTTCCCGGCGTGGCTGGCCCCCGTCCAGGCGGTCGGCATCCCGGTCGGCGACGCGCACATCCCGTACCTCCAGGAGTTCGCCGGGGAGGCGAAGCGCAAGGGGCTGCGGGTCGAGGTGGACGCGTCGTCGGACCGGATGCAGAAGAAGATCCGTACGCACCAGAAGCAGAAGGTGCCGTTCATGATCATCGTCGGCGACGAGGACATGACCAACGGCACGGTCTCCTTCCGCTACCGCGACGGCTCGCAGGAGAACGGCATCCCGCGCGACCAGGCGCTGGCCAAGCTCGTGGACGTCGTGGAGCGCCGCGTACAGGTGTGAGGCGGCGGTGGGCCCGGGGGCAGCGGTACGACACCGCCCCGGGCCCGTACGCGGCTTCGGGCCCGTAGGACGCCCCCGGCCGACCGGCCCCCGTCGCGCTTCCCCGCGCACCGGGGGCCTCTGCCTTCACCGGGGGGTGACGACCTATGCTGATCGGCATGACGAGTGAGCCGGAGCAGCAGATCGGGGCGGGGGTGCCGGACGCTTTCCAGCGGCTCTGGACCCCGCATCGCATGGCGTACATCCAGGGCGAGAACAAGCCCACAGGACCCGGTGCCGGCGACGGATGTCCGTTCTGCACGATCCCCGCCGAGTCCGACGAGGACGGCCTCGTCATAAGGCGCGGGGAGCATGTGTACGTGGTGCTCAACCTGTACCCGTACAACAGCGGGCACCTCATGGTGGTGCCGTACCGGCATGTCGCCGACTACACCGAGCTGGACGCGGACGAGACCGCCGAGCTGGCCGAGCTGACCAAGCAGGCCATGACCGCGCTGCGGGCGGCTTCGGGCGCGCAGGGCTTCAACATCGGGATGAACCAGGGCGCGGTGGCCGGGGCCGGGATCGCCGCGCATCTGCACCAGCACGTGGTGCCGCGCTGGGGCGGCGACGTCAACTTCATGCCGGTGGTGGGCAATACGAAGGTGCTGCCGCAGTTGCTCGCGGACACCCGCAAGATGCTCGCGGACGCCTGGCCGGCCTGACCGTACGCGCAAGCCGGCCCGAACGCGCGGGCCGGCCCGCCAAGAAGCGGGCCGGCCACCGAACAAGCACCGAACGGCCTCACGCGTCGTACGCGTCCGCCTTCTTCGGCTCCACCGCCTGCACCATCCCGCTGAGCGCCATCGAGCGGCTGCTGAAGTGCGACGTGTCGACGCCGTTCTCCTGCATGACCTGGATCGCGGCCGCGTGCACCGCCCGCAGCACCGGGGTGGCGGCCCGCAGGGCGTCGTCGGCCATGAAGCGGTGCTTCCACGGCTTTCCGGCCCAGGTGTGCCGCAGCCCGAACGGCTCGGGCAGCTTCAGGGTGCCGCCGAGGTGGTCCAGGATCGGCGGGAACCAGGTGAGCGGCGCCCGCGCGGCCAGCCGTACGACCTCGGTCGCGTCCATGAGCGGCAGCGAGACGGTCTTGGTCTCCCAGAACTTCACCGGCTTGCTGATGGTCTTGGACCGGGGCGAGGGGCCGGAGTTGAAGAGCCCGTCCACCGGGCCGAGGGCGTGGCCGGTGACCTCCACCCGCAGGGTGTGGGCCAGTACGGTCACCGTGACCATGAGGGTGATCACGAGATTGCCGTCCCACAGCACGAACTGGATGCCCAGGTAGTGCCGGTTGCCCTTGCCGAACTGCTGGGTGTTGCAGATCCGCTGGATCTCGAAGTCCTTGACGCTGAACGCCTCGACCTCGGGGCCGCCGGGCCGCGAGATGGACCCGGCGCCCTCACCGGTGGGGACGACGACCCAGTGCCGTATCGACGCCTTGGGGAAGCCGCCGGTGTGCAGCGGGCCGCGCTCCAGCATCCGCAGCTTGTCGTGGATGGCGCGGATGACGTCCCAGCTGCGGAAGGGGTGGATCTCGGCCAGACCCTCACGCGGTACGAGCTCCTCGGCCATCTGCCAGCTGCCCCAGCGGCTGCCCATGCCGAGTATGCCCTTGGGGCCGGCGTAGAAGACGACGTTGCTGCTCTGCTCGGCGGAGAGCTTGGCCAGGCTCTGGCGGAGGCTTTCCGCGCGCAGCTGGTTGGGGTTGCGGGGGACCGCCTCGGGGATCTTCGCGGCCACACCCGAGCCGGACACCAGGCCGCCCCAGCGGTCGCGCAGATCCTTGGCGGTGGCCTCGCAGATCCGCTTGGCCCAGTACCAGCCGATGACGGGGGCGATCATCAGCAGCCGGAAGTACAGGCTCCAGAAGCCGCTGAACGGCGGCCGGACGGCCAGCAGTACGGTGAAGGCGACGGCGACGGCCAGCACGACACCGCCCAGCGCCCCGGCCTTCTTGCCGCTCTCGTGCAGCGCGGCGAGCGACTTGCGGAGCTGGAAGGCGCCGAGCCACAGCAGCACGCCGGGCAGGAAGAGCAGGCCGAACACGCCCATGAGGATGGTCAGTCGGCGGTCGCGCTCCTGCCGGATGCGGTTGGCGGCCAGGCAGTGCTCGACGACGGTCTGCGGCTCGACGCCGAAGGACTGGACGAGTTCGCCGCGCGAGGCGCCGAGCATCCGGGTCTGTACGGCGCGGGCCCATGCCTCGCCCAGGTTGGGCTGGAAGAGCGAGAGCCGGGGTGCGGACACCTTCGCGTCGGGGTTGATGTCGACCAGCGCCGTGACGGGGGAGTCCCGGTACGCGGCCGAGGCGAGCGCCTGAGTGGCGGCCGTCTCGCCGTCGGTGCCCGTCAGGGGGATCTGTGCCCCCGGGCTGAAGTCGAACCCGTCCGTCACCGCAGCCCCCAGTCGACCGTTGCGCCCGCCGATACTTCGGCTCCGACCGGCCCATTCCCCGTCCAGGGCCGGGTCACACGTTCGGAGCAGTTCCCACAGTAGCGGCGAGGCGGCCCCCGGCGTGGCCGTGAGCCGCCTATTGGCCTTGTACGAACGGCTGGTTGACGCTTACCGGCCACGCGCCGCCCCGCCGGCCCCCAGGTCCGGCCGCCCCGCCGGGCCGCGCACCCGCGGCGGCTGCGCCAGACGGGCCGCTGGGGCCCGGCACCCGGGGGCGGGGCTCCCGACGGTTCGGTGGCGCGGTGGCCGCTCGCCGGCCCCGATCCTCCGGGCCCCGGACCCTCGGGGGAGTTGCCCCCGGCGGTTGGACGGCGCAGCGGGACGCCCGTACCTGCGGCCCGGCGGGCCCGCCCACGGCACCTGGGAGGCGTCCATACGTCGCGCCCCGGGCGCCGGGTCCGGCCGCCGCGCGGTGCCACACGCGTCCGGGTCCCGCGGGCTGGCTACGATGGGCCATCCGGTGGCCGGTCCGGCCGCTGTCGTCCGTAGTTTCCGAATCACCGACCTGTCGGGAAGGCCATGCTGAACAAGTACGCGCGTGCGTTCTTCACGCGTGTTCTCACGCCGTTCGCCACTTTTCTCCTGCGCAAGGGGGTCAGCCCCGACACGGTGACCCTGATCGGCACCGGGGGTGTCGTGGCCGGGGCTCTGGTCTTCTATCCCAGAGGAGAGTTCTTCTGGGGCACCGTGACCATCACGCTGTTCGTCTTCTCCGACCTGGTCGACGGCAACATGGCCCGGCAGGCGGGGGTCTCCAGCCGCTGGGGCGCCTTCCTGGACTCCACCCTCGACCGCGTCGCCGACGCGGGCATCTTCGGCGGCCTGGCCATGTGGTACGCGGGCAGCGGCGGCAATCTCGCGCTGTGCGCGGTGTCGATCTTCTGCCTGGCCAGCGGCCAGGTGGTCTCCTACACCAAGGCCCGCGGCGAGGCGATCGGACTGCCGGTCAATGTCAACGGGCTGGTCGAGCGCGCCGAGCGGCTGGTGATCACGCTGGTGCTGTGCGGCTTCTCCGGTCTGCACAAGTTCGGCGTGCCCGCCATCCAGTGGCTGCTGCCGATCGCGCTGTGGGTGGTGGCGGCGGGCAGCCTGGTCACCCTGATCCAGCGGGTGGTGACGGTACGGCGCGAGTCCGCCGAGGCCGACGCGGCCGCCGCGTCGCACGCCGTCGCCGACCACGGGAGCGGCGCGTGAAGGAGCGCCTCACCGACAGCCTGTACGGGCTGGGCTGGAGCGCGGTCAAAACGCTGCCGGAACCGGCCGCCCGGGCCCTCGGCCGGACCATCGCCGACCTGGCGTGGCGGCAGCGCGGCAAGGGAGTCCGCCGCCTGGAGGCGAATCTGGCCCGGGTCCTGCCCGGCGCCGACGAGCACCGGCTGCGCGAGCTGTCCAGGGCGGGCATGCGCTCGTATCTGCGGTACTGGATGGAGTCCTTCCGGCTGCCGGCCTGGAGCAAGGACCGCATCCGCGACGGCTTCGACCCCGAGGACGTGCACCACCTGATCGACGGGCTCGCCTCGGGCCGCGGGGTCGTGCTGGCCCTGCCGCACATGGGCAACTACGACCTGGCCGGGGCCTGGGTCACCACCAAGCTGGAGACACCCTTCACCACGGTCGCCGAGCGGCTCAAGCCCGAGACGCTCTACGACCGGTTCGTCGCCTACCGCGAGGGCCTGGGCATGGAGGTGCTGCCGCACACCGGCGGCGCCGCCTTCGGCACCCTGGCCAGGAGACTGCGGGCCGGCGGCCTGGTCTGCCTGGTCGCCGACCGCGACCTGTCCACCAATGGCGTCGAGGTCGAGTTCTTCGGCGAGCCCACCCGGTTGCCCGCCGGACCCGCGATGCTCGCCCAGCAGACCGGCGCGCTGCTGCTGCCGGTCACCCTCTGGTACGACGACTCGCCCGTCATGCGCGGCCGGGTCCACCCCCCGATCGAGGTCCCCGAGGGCCGCGACCGCGCCTACCGCACGAGCGTGATGACGCAGCGGCTCGCCGACGCGTACGCCTCCGGTATCGCCGAGCACCCGCAGGACTGGCACATGCTGCAACGGCTGTGGCTGGCCGACCTCGACCCCCGGCCAGGCGCCGCGGGCCCGGCCGAAGGCTCCGGAACGGAGAAAGCGTGAGGATCGGGATCGTCTGCCCGTACTCCTGGGACGTCCCCGGCGGCGTCCAGTTC
It encodes the following:
- the pgsA gene encoding phosphatidylinositol phosphate synthase: MLNKYARAFFTRVLTPFATFLLRKGVSPDTVTLIGTGGVVAGALVFYPRGEFFWGTVTITLFVFSDLVDGNMARQAGVSSRWGAFLDSTLDRVADAGIFGGLAMWYAGSGGNLALCAVSIFCLASGQVVSYTKARGEAIGLPVNVNGLVERAERLVITLVLCGFSGLHKFGVPAIQWLLPIALWVVAAGSLVTLIQRVVTVRRESAEADAAAASHAVADHGSGA
- a CDS encoding phosphatidylinositol mannoside acyltransferase, which gives rise to MKERLTDSLYGLGWSAVKTLPEPAARALGRTIADLAWRQRGKGVRRLEANLARVLPGADEHRLRELSRAGMRSYLRYWMESFRLPAWSKDRIRDGFDPEDVHHLIDGLASGRGVVLALPHMGNYDLAGAWVTTKLETPFTTVAERLKPETLYDRFVAYREGLGMEVLPHTGGAAFGTLARRLRAGGLVCLVADRDLSTNGVEVEFFGEPTRLPAGPAMLAQQTGALLLPVTLWYDDSPVMRGRVHPPIEVPEGRDRAYRTSVMTQRLADAYASGIAEHPQDWHMLQRLWLADLDPRPGAAGPAEGSGTEKA
- a CDS encoding HIT family protein; translation: MLIGMTSEPEQQIGAGVPDAFQRLWTPHRMAYIQGENKPTGPGAGDGCPFCTIPAESDEDGLVIRRGEHVYVVLNLYPYNSGHLMVVPYRHVADYTELDADETAELAELTKQAMTALRAASGAQGFNIGMNQGAVAGAGIAAHLHQHVVPRWGGDVNFMPVVGNTKVLPQLLADTRKMLADAWPA
- the thrS gene encoding threonine--tRNA ligase, yielding MSDLRVTIKRDSDEREERVVTTGTTAAELFPGERSVVAARVGGELKDLAYAVADGDEVEPVDITSDDGLNILRHSTAHVMAQAVQEIFPDAKLGIGPPIKDGFYYDFDVEKPFTPEDLKAVEKKMQEIQKRGQRFSRRVVTDEDARDELAAEPYKLELIGLKGGAAAAEDGADVEVGAGELTIYDNLDAKTGELCWKDLCRGPHLPSTRNIPAFKLMRNAAAYWRGSEKNAQLQRIYGTAWPTKDELKAYLEFLEEAAKRDHRKLGSELDLFSFPDELGSGLAVFHPKGGVVRKEMEQYSRLRHEEAGYEFVNTPHITKAKLFETSGHLPHYAEGMFPPMEFEGQEYYLKAMNCPMHNLIFDARGRSYRELPLRLFEFGTVYRYEKSGVVHGLTRARGFTQDDSHIYCTPEQVPDELDSLLTFVLNLLRDYGLGDFYLELSTRGDSDKFIGSDEEWAQATEQLRQAAGKQGLELVMDPGGAAFYGPKISVQAKDAIGRTWQMSTIQVDFQQPARFGLEYTAADGSRQQPVMIHRALFGSIERFFAVLLEHYAGAFPAWLAPVQAVGIPVGDAHIPYLQEFAGEAKRKGLRVEVDASSDRMQKKIRTHQKQKVPFMIIVGDEDMTNGTVSFRYRDGSQENGIPRDQALAKLVDVVERRVQV